ATATTCCAAATTTAAAGCTTCTCTAAGGAATTTTCTGAAAAACTTACTGTctaatgaaaattttgaagtaTTTCTTGCAGAAATATCAAATCAGTTCTTCCTGAAAAAATAAAGTGGTTACATATCAAATACTTTGTTCTGGAGAGCCAAATATCCTTAAAATTGCTTAAGCATTGCTTCTATTATGAGGGACTTAAAAAATTTAGATCACATAATTATTGCATTTAGGTTCCATATCTAAAGAGAGCTCAACAATTAAGTAACAGAACCTTACTTATATTTGGTAGTCCATGGAGTGCACCAGCTTGGATGAAGACCAACAATAATATGACAGGTCAAGGGACGTTGAAAGGTCAACCTGGTGGTCCTTATTATAAATCTTGGGCACAATACTTTGTTAagtaagtttattttcaattttgtaagaAGTATTTCTATAGTTTCTTGTCAtcaaaaatgccaaaaataatTAAGAGAGTATATGTACATGCGACTTCAACCAAACACAAAATCATTTAAGGCTGTTTTCAATGCCTTTCAGTAGTTTGTGCAGGGAAGAATTATATGACTAGCTCAAAATGGTTTTGTAACTCCTTTAAGAGTAAAAAGTCAATCTCAGttataaattcaacaaaaaatgtttacatttacaattttaaagtaATACAATGTGTTATGATGACCAATTAGATAACTATCTTTTGCTAGAGTTTAGATAGTGTTGAATATATATGGAGACAAAAAAAACtactaaaataatatataaaaaaataaagagacaTTTTAACCAAGTCACAAATATATCCTATTCAAATAAATTGCAGAGAGCTCCCAACAGCAACTTTAAATAAGACAAAAGGAATGACTAAATGTATTTATTGCAATGTTCAGTAGTCAGATTGGCTGGCTCACAGCACCAGCAATACTTGATTATTGAAATTAAGCACAGCAAAGTTATACTTTGTCACAAGGTTCACAGATAGTACAGAATTTATGTTTTCTCTACTGTTTATAGGTTTTTAGATGCATATAAAGAGCAAGGTTTAAAGTTATGGGGACTAACTGCACAGAATGAACCCACAGATGGTAACATTGCTAACTTCACATTTCAAGCAATGGGCTGGACTCCACAACAACAGAGAGATTTCATTAAGTTAGACTTAGGTCCTGCCTTACACCAGGCTGGGTATAAAGATGTTAAACTTATGGTACTAGATGATCAGAGGCTATTACTGCCATACTGGGCTGATAttgtaagattttctttttaaacttaTGTTAATTGTCCAAAATAGGTCTGATTTAAATTGAAGTGGGAAGATGTAGTATAATTGActatgatacaactctccaccagagacaaaGGGATTTTGCGAGTAAACAACAATCTCACCATATTTGGATTTCAATTTCGACCTTACATGTGAAATAACCAAGTCAGAACATACTTTTACACAATTCTCtcttaaaaaaaccaaaatagaTCTTGATACAATATCTTTTCCACTGTTTTGTCAATGATATGTTGAAATTAGATACTTATCTATtcaatataagatatatttacTGTATATCAAACAATTTcccttaaaagttatttttaatggaaatttctgtataaatatactgtaaacagaaaTGAAGAAATTAACTTTATATGCATTGTAGACCATCACCATGATGGATCTATTTTCAACTTCTCATTTACAATGCATATGTCTAATTTCCTGCTTGCAAATCAGTAGTGTAATTGACATGTTGGAACTGTATATCaaattatatgataattaaatcttataaaatcagtttttttttcttcacatgcATAAAAACAGACccaaaaaagaaattgttttaaaaatgctttTGGTTATAGTTTTCTATTTGAACAGAACActataagttataaaaaaaaactgaaaataaactgaacaattagtaaaatattttaatttatgggATTTCAGaatgtattgtaaaatatcTTGGAGACTAGGAATGGACACACATATAACAGGCTCATGATGTTAtctagatttttattttcatccatCCCTATTTATAAATCAGTAAACTTTTTAGGTATTAAGTGATCCAGGTGTGAGGCAGTACATTATCTGGTGTAGCCGTCCATTGGTATTTAGATGTATAGCTCCAGTTGGATCATAAGATCTCACACATAAAAACAATCCAGACTCCTTTATTTCAGGTATTAGGTGATCCTGGGGCAAGGCAGTACATTATCTGGTGTAGTGGTCCATTGGTATTTAGATGTTTAGCTTCAGTTAGATCATAAGATCTCACACATAAAAACAATTCAGACTCCTTTATTTCAGGTATTAGGTGATCCTGGGGCAAGGCAGTACATTATCTGGTGTAGTGGTCCATTGGTATTTAGATGCTTTGACTCCAGTTGGATTATTAGATCTTACACATAAAAACAATCCAGACTTCTTTATTTCAGGTATTAGGTGATCCTGGTGCAAGGCAGTACATATCTGGTGTAGCTGTCTATTGGTATTTAGATGCTTTGACTCCAGTTGGATTATTAGATCTTACACATAAAAACAATCCAGACTTCTTTATTTCAGGTATTAAGTGATCCTGGTGCAAGGCAGTACATATCTGGTGTAGCGGTCCATTGGTATTTAGATGCTTTGGCTCCAGTTGGATCATTAGATCTCACACATAAAAATAATCCAGACTTCTTTATATTTGGTACTGAAGCCTGTGCAGAACATATTCCTTTGTTACCAATACCTCCTGTTCTATTGGGTGATTGGGCACGAGCACAGAGATATGCTCATGATATAATTCAGGTTAGTCAGATTTTAAGATTTCTTTCAGATTGATGTTGTTGTCATTTATTGTTCCTTTCTATAggcagttaaaaaaaaaccacttgtTTAAAATCACCATAAAGCCAATTTGAGATAAACTTCACtacaataatattttatgttattcacTATCATTGATAATATTTCTCTATAAATTGCAGTACCTATTTGGTTTTAAAGATGTTAAATTATTGGCACActtttgtatactttttgtgtaaaagtttatgtttatcTGAGTTTAAATGGAACTGCTTATGAGGAGTCAAtagtatttggtatgcagttcaGGTATTTACCTTTTTCAGGAAGACTATTTTACCCTGTACCTTAAATCATGGTGCATTGAGTTGAATGTTCTGCAAAGTTTACATGTTAAAgtattgcaatttttatttcaacattaaaattatGCTTTTAGAATAACATAAggcaaaacatttgttttgatcAACAGTTTATGATTTCCAGTTGAACCAAATATATAATAGCATTATTGACATATTTCAAAGCTGTCTAGAAAAAAAGATAAGTCTTATTGCATACACTATGACAGAAAAACTATTGAATTATCTGCCTTTGTACACAGAGGCTAATTTTTCGgttaaataaatttctaaataaacaaacagTTAGAATGAACACATGTCTCTTTTGTtaatacatgtgtatatgtatattttatttggttTGAACTAGATGTAATAAGACTTTTAAACGCACTTCTAAAAAGCACTAGACTCAGATGGGCATAACAATTTTTATACCACAATTGTTATTACAATGTAGTCTGTTGTTTACTGGAAACAACAAAATTACTCATACAAAAATTGTAAGTGCCCAATATGTATACCAAACCAGCCAGGGTAAAATAAAGTCATGGTAAACATCTATtaagaaaataactttaaacATGAGCCTGCAACAATTGTCTGCTACAAGATGCTTTCATTTAGTGAAGGAAATATTTAACATGAGAATAagattttttacaataaattcatgttttttttgttaataacaGGATTTGAATCACTGGGTAACAGGATGGACAGATTGGAATATAGCTTTAGATATGAAAGGTGGACCAAACTGGGTGAAGAATTTTGTAGACAGTCCAATCATTGTAAATGCTGCCAAAGATGAGTTTTATAAACAACCCATGTTCTATGCAATGGGGCATTTTAGGttagtattttgaaaattgtttaagaaaaataacaatcaaATGACAGATGCGTAGCTCCATATATGCCAACAGGCAGTTGCGTGCACATCAATTtggcatgcaaaaaaaaaatggcaaaataaaaattcataaattgtttaaagGAAACACATATATGTAATCgcttttttaaatgatgtaataatattaaatatggtttcaaaattaaagttttattggAGATGAAAAGACTTACAGTAACTTGCATCTATTACATgatttgaatttgttatacTCTAGTGGTTTCGGGGCACATTTTACAGAGTATGGTTTAATTGTTTGGAATGCAATGTAGCAATTGACATTAGATTTATCAGTACCCTTCGAtattgttgaaaatatgccaaGGCGATGTGTTCGACAGACTACCAGAGCCAATCCCCCAGTAAACACGCCAAAACAGTATTGGAAAGTCTCATTATATTTTGCGTTCATAGACAACATGATAATGGAACTGGAGTTGCATCTGAAATCAGCAGAAAATTGCTTCTTTGCGCATTATCAGCTTCCTTGTGTTGTCAGTAATTTAACAAACGAACAAATCCCTGCATTGTTTGAGACATACTGAAACTGGCCTGGCATATAATTTGTCAAATTCAATCGGGAGGTCGCTCGATAGCAAACACGAGTGCTACTGCCGAGAGATCGCTCAGTGTACTACATCTGTTGAAAACATATGCATGATTAACCATGAACAACTACAGCTAGGTTATCATCCCTAGCATTACTGCATTATATTCATCGGGATTTCAGTTTGAATATTGACAAAGTAATAGAGACGTTCGTTTCTGCTAAGACTCAAAGAGcagattttggacaattttgagtaaattctgTATCACAAAAATGTGTTACTTACATATTCAATTAACCATGCTTTACTCTATTCAGAAGTCAAGATTTCTAAATAGTTTTGCATTCATGAATTGTTTATAAGTCCTATGTACATCTCTACATGTAGCTCCTCTTTTAACCGTCCTATTACTGaaaactgaaaagaaaaaaaaatctgcataaaagggtcccaaaattttTCCACTGGCTTTCCTCGGCAGTAGTTGCTTGCAGATTGTTTCtttctagctacgcccctgGAGGAAAAGCATGTAATTTTGAATAGATGTTTCTAATTATGAAAAAACAAGCTTATAAATTGCTGTTGAAATGGTTTTCAATTGCCATTACTAAAGGGTGCAATTCAGGTAATGATTTAATACTTTTCTAAGTACACATCATGTGCTGACAGATTCTTGTAATCAATTGTGTGTAAGAACTAAAGTAGctgttatatattttagttttttgaaataatattcccttgaatttgacagttaatgaaaattaattctACATTTTAAAGCTGAGTCATAAACATACATCCTGGGTGTTTTAAAGCACTATTCTTTTTACTTAGTGTTTTTGTAAAGTATTTTGTAAACTAAAGGTAACATTGACACTACAGCTTGTAAAGAAGAAAGAAAGAGATggaaatttgattggtttacTTCCAGTGTTGGTTATTAtatcttatatgcaatgaaatgttatgtgaaatttaacctcaaccctccccctttataTTAGACCTAGAGGATAGAGAGCACTCAGGAAAGCAATTGGAAAAACTTTTGTATTCACCTACATATAATCTTAACATTGAGTTGATTGTGGCTTTGAAgaagaattttctttttattccaGTAAATTTATACCTGAAGGATCAGTAAGAATAGAAGCATCTTGTGGATCTTTAGAATGTGTGGCTGTTCAACGTCCTGATAATGGTATTGTTGTGGTAGTTTTAAACAggtatttgtaattttttcaatattttaattctaaatgtTTATCAAAGAGAGGTTGACTCTCATGTCCTCTGGTCCATGGAGTATATGTTAGagaactgtaaattcagaaattattatcTCATGTCCTCTGGTCCATGGAGTATATGTTAGagaactgtaaattcagaaattattgcaaggtttttattattgcgtaAAATGTGATAAAGTTGTAAACGCCATAATTTGaactgaaattttgaaatgttttatatgatttaaacagaatttttctagaaattgtataaattaaaatcGTACTTAAtgctaaaatgacaaaatcgcaataataaatcgCACattataatttctgaatttacagtatattcaTTCTAGCCTGTAAAATATCTGTTGcactaatttattttttcttcacaCTAATGTGCTTATATTTGGAAAATGAAACCTTACTATGAATcttttattgactttttacactattgattttttttgcatttgtaacacatctctttattttatgTTCAACGTTTTAATCGAAAAGTCATTAGCCACTAACTATGAACTGAGTGGTAAGGTTGAGCTCCACAAATAGATCACTATTTTGAGCTTCATGATTTATGATAAGGGCGacagaattgaaattaaatcagATTCTTAATGCAtctttattattgatttttgaaAGAACTATATGCTTAAAgcatttgatttacaatatgTCTAATTAAATGAAGGAATAAAAGTTCTAATAAAAAACTACAGTATACACCAGAATTTAaatcttttgttaatttttaagcTGATGAAAATGAGTGAACTGACATTCAATGAAgactttattttgaatattgcaGGGATTATAAAGAGACAATGATGACAATTGCTGCTGAAGATAATGGTTTTATAAATCAGAAAATTCCTCCATTTTCTATTCAGACATATTTGTATTGGTCTGAATAATCAATTCAGTAAGAAAAAAGTCCCTTGCTTTCAAGTCAAACCTGCTGTTAAGGTCACTTCTATGTAGCAAACACCTGTCTGGTGACCTTCTTATTGTCTCACTGTAGTTATGCCTATGTATTTTGAACCTGAATTCACAGGTAACATctctttaatatgtttaatatgaGGTCAGTTTCAACTTGCCTGAAGGTTGACTTTTATATGTAGgttttattgtaattatatttatttgagtgAACTAGAAATTAGAAATTTTCTCCATTTTGAATGAGACATAGGCTTATTTgttctgaaaaagaaatatacttaaaaataatatatgcagAAGTGTAAAagattgaaatttgtttttcatgggAGAATTAAACTCCTACATCTGACCACACTTATTTTTTGAATGGAATATTATTTGATTAAGGATAGCTGCAAGGAAGACACACATGTCATCCAAATACTACAATTACAAATGCATCGTAAAGTTTAGTCTTGAAATCATTACACAATCCCTGCCATGGGACCAAAATAACTTAGTAATAGAAATGTTCTTATCAACTGTACAAACATAATTGCAAGAACTTTGTTTAATGATATTATACAATCATTGACTTCTGATGAGGTTGATATAATGATTTATCAA
Above is a window of Mytilus trossulus isolate FHL-02 chromosome 4, PNRI_Mtr1.1.1.hap1, whole genome shotgun sequence DNA encoding:
- the LOC134714873 gene encoding lysosomal acid glucosylceramidase-like, translated to MTKMGGQELNAKLIGFVILSSILSLGYTLPTFCNQRSFGGNSFVCVCNASYCDYPEGVYKRGKSVYAQYQSAAQGGRLTQIIYYFEDMAAIQSNVIKVNKNVTYQKIFGFGGAMTDAAGINIASLSNQTGDNLLKAYFAKDGIEYNIARIPMASCDFSTHPYSYNDNNDSPPDFNQSRFSLAKEDLKYKVPYLKRAQQLSNRTLLIFGSPWSAPAWMKTNNNMTGQGTLKGQPGGPYYKSWAQYFVKFLDAYKEQGLKLWGLTAQNEPTDGNIANFTFQAMGWTPQQQRDFIKLDLGPALHQAGYKDVKLMVLDDQRLLLPYWADIVLSDPGARQYISGVAVHWYLDALAPVGSLDLTHKNNPDFFIFGTEACAEHIPLLPIPPVLLGDWARAQRYAHDIIQDLNHWVTGWTDWNIALDMKGGPNWVKNFVDSPIIVNAAKDEFYKQPMFYAMGHFSKFIPEGSVRIEASCGSLECVAVQRPDNGIVVVVLNRDYKETMMTIAAEDNGFINQKIPPFSIQTYLYWSE